The stretch of DNA ACCGACGTGTGCATCCAGCCGTACGACACGATCCGCAACCCCCAGCAACGCCGGCCGATGCACCACCAGCAGCACGGTCCGCCCCACGGCCAGCCGCCGAACCGCCTCGACGACGCCCTCCTCGGTCTCCCCGTCCAGAGCCGCGGTCGGCTCGTCAAGGAGGACCACAGGCCGGTCGGCCAGGAACGCCCGCGCCAGAGCGAGCCGCTGCCGCTGCCCGGCCGAAAGCCCCGCCCCGTCCTCCCCGAGCAGCGTCCCCACACCACCCGGCAGCGCGGAAACGAACCCCCAGGCCCCCGCCGCCTCCAACGCATCGCGCACGGAAGCGTCGTCCGCGTCCGGCCGCGCAAGGCGTACGTTCTCCGCGATGGACCCGGCGTACAGGTGCGGCCGCTGCGGGACCCAGGCGATCCGCTCCCGCCACCGCTCCGGCGCGACCTCGGCCAGGTCGACGCCCCCGACACACACCCGCCCCTCAGCAGGCTCGACGAACCCGAGGACCACGTCGAGCAGCGTCGACTTGCCCACGCCGCTGGGCCCGACCAGAGCCACGGTCTCGCCGGGCTCCACCGCGAACGAAACCCCGGAGACCGCGTCCGAAGACCGGCCCGGATACCGGACCGTCACGCCCTCCACGCTCAACGTCCCCGAAGGAGCCGGTGCGTCCCCGGCGGCCCGCACCGGAGCCTCCAGGACCTCGAAGATCTCCTCGGCGGCGGAGAGCCCCTCCGCCGCCGCGTGGTACTGCGCTCCGACCTGCCGCAGCGGCAGGTAGGCCTCGGGCGCGAGGATCAGGATCACCAGACCCACGTACAGATCCATGTCGCCGTGGACGAGCCGCATTCCGATCGTCACCGCGACCAGCGCCACGGACAGCGTCGCGAGGAGTTCGAGCGCGAACGACGACAGGAAGGCGATGCGCAGCGTACGCATCGTCGCCTGTCGGTACTCGCCCGTGATCTGCCGGATCGACTCGGCCTGCGCCTTCGCGCGTCCGAACACCTTCAGGGTCGGCAGGCCCGCCACCACGTCCAGGAAGTGCCCCGACAGACGGGACAGGAGCCGCCACTGACGGTCCATCCGGTTCTGGGTCGCCATACCGATCAGGATCATGAAGATCGGGATCAGCGGCAGCGTCACGACGATGATCGCCGCCGACACCCAGTCCTCGGTGACGATCCTCGCGAGCACCGCCACCGGAACCACCACCGCGAGCCCCAACTGCGGCAGATAGCGCGAGAAGTAGTCGTCGAGTGCGTCCACGCCCCGCGTGGCCAGCGAGACCAGCGACCCCGTCCGCTGGCTGCTCAGCCAGCCCGGACCCAACAGCCCCGCCCGGTCGAGCAGCCGCCCCCGCAGCTCCGACTTCACCGCCGCGCTCTCCCGGTGGGCGGCGAGCTCGGTCAGCCAGGCGACAAGCGCCCGCCCCGCCGCGACCACCACGAGCAGGACGAACGGCGTCCCCAGATCGCCGAGGGCGAGCCCCTTCTGGAAGGCACCGACCACGATCTCGGCGATGAGCATCGCCTGAGCGACGACCAGGCCCGCCCCGGCGACGCCGAGGACCACCACCGCGGCCAGGAAGAACCGGGTGGCACGGGCGTACCGCAGCAGACGCGGGTCGATTGGTTTCACGTGAAACACACCCTCCGAGGGACCGGAAGAAGACAGCCGATGGGCTCAGGGACCAACACGCGAGGACTCAGTGCGCCGCGTCCGCGATGTGCTGCGTACCGATCCGCTTGCGGAACACCCAGTAGGTCCACGACTGGTAGAGCAGCACGATCGGCGTCGCGATGCCGGCGCACCAGGTCATGATCTTCAGGGTGTAGGGACTCGACGAGGCGTTGGTGACCGTGAGGTTCCACTCCTCGTTCAGCGACGACGGCATGACGTTAGGGAAGAGCGTCAGGAAAATCATCGCGAAAGCCGCCGCGATCGTGATGCCCGACAGCGCGAACGACCAGCCCTCGCGCCCCACCTTGATCGCCCCGATGGCACCCACCAGCGCGACCACGGCCACGATCATCGCGACCAGGCTCTTGCCGTCGCCGTTGTCCGCCTGCGTCCAGAGCAGGAACCCGAGCGCCAGGACAGCGGCCGCCAGGCCGAGCCCGAGTGCCAGCTTCCGCGCCCGCACACGGATGTCCCCCACCGTCTTGAGCGAGGCGAAGACCGCGCCGTGGAAGGTAAACAGCGCCAGGGTGACCAGGCCGCCCAGGATCGCGTACGGGTTCAGCAGGTCCCAGAAGCCGCCCACGTACTCCTTGTGGGCGTCGATCTTCACGCCGCGCGTGATGTTGGCGAAGGCCACGCCCCACATCACGGCCGGGATCAGCGAGGTCCAGAAGATGGCCTGCTCCCAGTTGCGCTGCCAGTTCTCCTCGGGCCGCTTCGCCCGGTACTCGAAGGCGACACCGCGCACGATCAGGCAGAGCAGGATGATCAGGAGGGGCAGATAGAAGCCGGAGAAGAGCGTCGCGTACCACTCGGGGAAGGCGGCGAAGGTCGCGCCGCCCGCCGTGAGCAGCCACACCTCGTTGCCGTCCCAGACGGGGCCGATGGTGTTGATGAGCACCCGCTTCTCGGTCCTGTCACGGGCGAGCAGTTTGGTGAGGATGCCGATCCCGAAGTCGAAGCCCTCCAGGAAGAAGTAGCCGATCCACAGGACTGCGATCAGCACGAACCAGACGTCGTGAAGTTCCATGTCGATCAACTCCCTCAGTACGAGAAGGCCATGGGCCGGTCGGCATCGGCGTCATCATCGGAACCCGAGCCGGAACCGGGACCGCCGATCTTGGTGGGCGGGTTGAGGTCGGCCTCGGTGAGCTCGGGCGGACCCGCCTTGATGTACTTGAGCAGCAGCTTCACCTCGATCACGGCGAGGATCGCGTAGATCCCGGTGAACACGACCAGCGAAGTGATCACCTCACCCTGCGACACCCCCGGCGAGACCGCGTCCTGGGTCTTCAGGACGCCGTAGACCACCCAGGGCTGCCGCCCGGTCTCGGTGAAGATCCAGCCCCAGGCGGTGCCGATGAGGGGGAAGATCAGCGTCCACTGGGAGAGCCGCCACCACCAGTTGCCGAGCTTCGGCGTCAGTTCCTTGTTCTTGGTGAGCATGAGCTTCGGCACGTCGTCCTCGCCCGTGCGGTGCTCAGGCGCCAGCCAGAACTTCTTCCGCGTCAGCCAGAGTCCGGCGGTGCACAGGGCCATCGAGACCCCGCCGAAGCCGATCATCCAGCGGTAGGACCAGTAGGCGGTGGGGATGTTGGGCCGGTAGTCGCCGGGCCCGAACTTCTCCTGCGCCTCCTTGTTGAGGTCGTTGATGCCGGGGATCTCGGCGCTGAAGTTGTTCTTGGCGAGGAAGGAAAGGACCCCGGGGACCTCGATGGCGACCTTGTTGTGTCCCTCGGAGACATCGCCGTACGCGAAGAGCGAGAACGGCGCCGGCTTCTCCGACTCCCACAGGGCCTCGGCGGCCGACATCTTCATCGGCTGCTGCTCGTACATGACCTTGCCGAGGGTGTCGGCGCTGACCACGGTGAGGAGGGTGCCGACGAACGCGGTGACCAGGCCGAGCCGCATCGACATCCGCATGGTGCGGATGTGCTGCTTCTTGCGCAGGTGGAAGATCGCGATGCCGGTCATGAAGGCGCCGCCGACCAGGACGGCCGCCGAGATGACGTGGAAGAAGTTGACCAGCGTCGTCTCCTGGAAGAGCACCTTCGAGAAGTCGGTGAGCTCCGCGCGCTTGGTGCCGTCCCGCTCCACGATCTTGTAGCCGACCGGGTGCTGCATGAAGGCGTTGGCCGCGATGATGAAGTACGCCGACGCGATGGTTCCGGCGGAGACGATCCAGATCGTGGCGCAGTGCAGCTTCTTCGGGAGCTTGTCCCAGCCGAAGATCCACAGGCCGATGAAGGTCGACTCGAAGAAGAAGGCGATGAGCGCCTCGAAGGCGAGCGGCGCCCCGAAGACGTCACCGACGAAGCGCGAGTAGTCGGACCAGTTCATGCCGAACTGGAACTCCTGGACGATGCCGGTGACGACACCCATCGCGATGTTGATCAGGAACAGCTTTCCCCAGAACTTGGTCGCCCTGAGGTAGTGCTCCTTGCCCGTGCGCACCCAAGCCGTCTCCAGGATCGCCGTGAGGGCGGCCAGCGAGATCGTCAGAGGGACGAACAGGAAGTGGTAGACGGTGGTTATGCCGAACTGCCATCGCGCCAATGTCTCGGGCGCCAGAGCCAGATCCACGTCGACTTCTCCTTACGGCCGTGCTCACCTCGGCGGTTTGCGCCTTTAATCCCACTTACCTCGGGAGCAACCGGGACACGCTTGTGAACGCGTTCACATTCACAAGCAATTATGTCGCACAAGCTGTCGGCACGTGAAGGGGGGGTCCCCCTTTACCGCGGGGAACACGAGCAGGGCCCCGGGGAACACCCCCGGGGCCCTGCTGTCGGAACACCGCCGGAGGCTAGAGCTCCTTGCGGAACGCCTCCGCCGCCTGCAGGAAGATGTCGTTCGCCTCGGTCTCCCCGATCGTGGCCCGCATCCCCTCGCCCGCGAACGGCCGTACGACCACGCCGGCCTTCTCGCACGCCGCCGCGAAGTCGGTCGTACGCTCCCCGAGCCGCAGCCACACGAAGTTCGCCTGCGTCTCGGGCACGGTCCAGCCCTGCCCGCGCAGCGTCTCGACCACCCGCGTGCGCTCGGCGACCAACGAGCCGACGCGGCCCATCAGCTCGTCCTCGGCCCGCAGCGAAGCCACCGCCGCGTCCTGCGCGAGCTGGCTCACCCCGAAGGGCACCGCCGTCTTGCGCAGCGCGGCGGCCACCGGCTCATGGGCGATCGCGAAGCCGACGCGCAGGCCCGCGAGGCCGTACGCCTTGGAGAACGTACGCAGCACGGCGACGTTCGGACGCTCGCGGTAGATCTCCACGCCGTCCGGCACCTCGGCATCCCGGATGAACTCGCGGTAGGCCTCGTCGAGCACCACAAGGACATCGCTCGGCACCCGGTCGAGGAACCGCTCCAGCTCGGCCCTGCGCACCACGGTGCCGGTCGGGTTGTTCGGGTTGCAGACGAAGATCAGCCGCGTCCGGTCGGTGATGGCGTCGGCCATCGCGTCCAGGTCGTGGACGTCCCCCGGCGTCAGCGGCACCTTCACCGACGTGGCCCCGCTCACCTGCGTGATGATCGGGTACGCCTCGAAGGACCGCCAGGCGTAGATGACCTCATCCCCCGGGCCCGACGTGGCCTGGATCAGCTGCTGCGCGACGCCGACGGAACCGGTGCCCGTCGCCACGTGCGACACCGGCACCCCGAAGCGGTCGGCGAGTTCACTCATCAGGCCCGTGCACGCCATGTCGGGGTAGCGGTTGAACGCACCCGCGGCGGCGAGCGCGCTCTCCATGACGCCCGGCAGCGGCGGGTAGGGGTTCTCGTTCGAGGACAGCTTGTAGGCCACCGGGCCATCGGCCGCGGCGGGCTTCCCCGGCTTGTAAGTGGGGATACCCTCCAGCTCGGCACGCAGCCTCGGGCTCGTCTCGCTCACCGCAGTCCTCCTCTTGAACGCCTGAACACCTGAACACCCTGAACTTCAATACTCCTCACCTTATGAGGATTCAGCTCTGCTGCGAATGGGTCAGGGGCATCCGCTCCGCTGGGCGTGCAACGAGGGGGGAGCGCTCCCCCCTCCAGTGCGCGCCGGTGGCTCACTCCGTGGCGCGCATCACCCGTGAAGGTGAGTTGAGACCTCTTCGAAACATCGCTCATTTGGCAGGCCTGTGCGCGACGACAAGGGACCGTCCACCCTCGAACCCGCCAACTCCCTTGCAATCCAAGGCTGTTGACCCGTTTCAGCCATGCAGAAACGTGCCTGTCAACGAGTGAATATGCGTCCGCACTACCCACCCTCATGAGCCCTACTATCGGCTCGCCATGACAGCAGCAGGGAACCACCAGGTGAGCCGAGCGGAGACCGCCCGCCGGGGCAACCGGCAGAGCCGAGCGGGCATCAGAGACGTCGCCGCAGCCGCCGGTGTCTCCATCACGACTGTCTCCGACGCTCTCAACGGCAAGGGCCGGCTCCCGGACGCCACCCGACGCCATGTCCGCGAGGTCGCCGAACGGCTGGGCTATCGCCCCTCCGCGGCGGCCCGAACGCTCCGTACCGGCAAATCGGGCCTGATCGGCCTGACCGTGACGACCTACGGGGATGAACCTTTCACCTTCACCGAATTCGCGTACTTCGCGGAGATGGCCAGAGCCGCGACCTCGGCCGCGCTGGCCCGCGGCTACGCCCTCGTCATCCTGCCCGCCACCTCCCGGCGCAGCCCGGTCGACGTGTGGTCGAACGTCGCGCTCGACGGCACCGTCGTCGTCGATCCGTCCGACCACGACCCCGTCGTCAGCGAACTCGTGCGCCAGGGCCTACCCGTCGTGTCCGACGGCCGTCCGGCCGGGTCTCTGCCGGTCACCGCCTGGGTCGACAACGACCACGAGGCGGCGGTCCTCGAAATCCTCGACCACCTCGCGGCGGCCGGAGCCCGCCGGATCGGACTGCTCACCGGGACCACCACGGACACGTACACCCATCTGTCCACGACCGCCTATCTGCGCTGGTGCGAGCGCGTCGGACAGGACCCGGTGTACGAGTCCTACCCGGCCCACGACCCGTGTGCCGGCGCGGTCGCTGCCGACCGGCTGCTCGCAAGACCCGACCGCCCCGACGCCGTCTACGGCCTCTTCGACCCCAACGGAACAGACCTCCTCGCCGCCGCCCGGCGGTACGGCCTGCGCGTCCCCGACGACCTGCTGCTCGTCTGCTGCAGCGAATCCACGGTCTACGCCACCACCGAACCCCCCATCACCACGCTCTCGCTCAAACCGCGGCGCATCGGCACGGCCGTCGTCCAGCTCCTCATCGACGCCATCGAAGGCCTCGATTCGGGCCGGCCCGTCGAGCAGGTGATACCGACGGAGCTGATCGTGCGCACCTCGTCCGAGCGACGTCCACCGCGTACGACGGTCAGCCCACCCCGCTCACCCGGAACCGGTTGAGCGTGCCGGTCGGCGGGGAGAACCCCCGTCGACCGGTCATCAAGTGGCCGCCAACCGGTCGCCGACCGGCCGCCGACCGGCCGTCAACCGAAACCGCCTGGCACATCCCGGTCGTGGCCTGGGGGGAAACCCCTACCCAATTCGGGAGAAAACCTCGGTGAACTGGGGTTCCGCACTGATTCACCACCCCTGGTGCACCACACAGCGCGAGCCGCATTCCTATGATGGGCGGACGACACCGCGGGCCGCTGCGACCAAGCAGTCCGATCTCGGTGCAGATGCGGCGCAATGGTGGTGGAGGGGTCGATGACTCAGGGGGCCGGTCAGGGACCCGATGTGCGGACGGCGACGTTGCGCGACTTCCGCGTTCCGGCGTACGTCCATGAGACCGGTCCGGTCCAGGGGGATCCGGCGGGCGTGGCGGTTCCGGGCGCCCCCGGGGAGGCCCCCGGGACGCTGGACGACGGCTACACCCCCACCCAGCGCGATCTGCCCGTCATCAACCGCGGCGACACCGTGCAAGTGGAGGTGCAGGCCATGCCCGAGCCTCCACAGGCGCCGGCGTCCGACGAACACGGCCCGCTGTTCGTGGTGGGCGATGTGCACGGCTATCTGGACGAGCTGCTCGCGGCGCTCCAGGAGCAGGGCCTCATCGACGCCGAGGGTGACTGGTCCGCGGGCAACGCGCGCCTGTGGTTCCTCGGCGACTTCACCGACCGCGGCCCGGACGGCATCGGCGTCATCGACCTCGTGATGCGGCTTTCCGCGCAGGCCGCGGCCGCCGGCGGCTACTGCAAGGCGCTCATGGGCAACCACGAGCTGCTCCTCCTGGGCGCCAAGCGGTTCGGCGACACC from Streptomyces sp. BA2 encodes:
- the hisC gene encoding histidinol-phosphate transaminase; amino-acid sequence: MSETSPRLRAELEGIPTYKPGKPAAADGPVAYKLSSNENPYPPLPGVMESALAAAGAFNRYPDMACTGLMSELADRFGVPVSHVATGTGSVGVAQQLIQATSGPGDEVIYAWRSFEAYPIITQVSGATSVKVPLTPGDVHDLDAMADAITDRTRLIFVCNPNNPTGTVVRRAELERFLDRVPSDVLVVLDEAYREFIRDAEVPDGVEIYRERPNVAVLRTFSKAYGLAGLRVGFAIAHEPVAAALRKTAVPFGVSQLAQDAAVASLRAEDELMGRVGSLVAERTRVVETLRGQGWTVPETQANFVWLRLGERTTDFAAACEKAGVVVRPFAGEGMRATIGETEANDIFLQAAEAFRKEL
- the cydB gene encoding cytochrome d ubiquinol oxidase subunit II: MELHDVWFVLIAVLWIGYFFLEGFDFGIGILTKLLARDRTEKRVLINTIGPVWDGNEVWLLTAGGATFAAFPEWYATLFSGFYLPLLIILLCLIVRGVAFEYRAKRPEENWQRNWEQAIFWTSLIPAVMWGVAFANITRGVKIDAHKEYVGGFWDLLNPYAILGGLVTLALFTFHGAVFASLKTVGDIRVRARKLALGLGLAAAVLALGFLLWTQADNGDGKSLVAMIVAVVALVGAIGAIKVGREGWSFALSGITIAAAFAMIFLTLFPNVMPSSLNEEWNLTVTNASSSPYTLKIMTWCAGIATPIVLLYQSWTYWVFRKRIGTQHIADAAH
- a CDS encoding metallophosphoesterase, translated to MVEGSMTQGAGQGPDVRTATLRDFRVPAYVHETGPVQGDPAGVAVPGAPGEAPGTLDDGYTPTQRDLPVINRGDTVQVEVQAMPEPPQAPASDEHGPLFVVGDVHGYLDELLAALQEQGLIDAEGDWSAGNARLWFLGDFTDRGPDGIGVIDLVMRLSAQAAAAGGYCKALMGNHELLLLGAKRFGDTPVNSGAGTATFQAAWLLNGGQKTDMERLEDHHLQWMARLDAIEAEDGHLLMHSDTTAYLDYGDSIEAVNDTVRETLTRNDADECWDLFRKFTKRFAFRDESGPSAVRELLDMYGGHRIVHGHSPIPYLLGDVGSEDDSDGGGPVIEGPHIYAGGLAIAMDGGVTMAGKLLVCQLPLDN
- a CDS encoding cytochrome ubiquinol oxidase subunit I, which translates into the protein MDLALAPETLARWQFGITTVYHFLFVPLTISLAALTAILETAWVRTGKEHYLRATKFWGKLFLINIAMGVVTGIVQEFQFGMNWSDYSRFVGDVFGAPLAFEALIAFFFESTFIGLWIFGWDKLPKKLHCATIWIVSAGTIASAYFIIAANAFMQHPVGYKIVERDGTKRAELTDFSKVLFQETTLVNFFHVISAAVLVGGAFMTGIAIFHLRKKQHIRTMRMSMRLGLVTAFVGTLLTVVSADTLGKVMYEQQPMKMSAAEALWESEKPAPFSLFAYGDVSEGHNKVAIEVPGVLSFLAKNNFSAEIPGINDLNKEAQEKFGPGDYRPNIPTAYWSYRWMIGFGGVSMALCTAGLWLTRKKFWLAPEHRTGEDDVPKLMLTKNKELTPKLGNWWWRLSQWTLIFPLIGTAWGWIFTETGRQPWVVYGVLKTQDAVSPGVSQGEVITSLVVFTGIYAILAVIEVKLLLKYIKAGPPELTEADLNPPTKIGGPGSGSGSDDDADADRPMAFSY
- a CDS encoding LacI family DNA-binding transcriptional regulator, with the protein product MTAAGNHQVSRAETARRGNRQSRAGIRDVAAAAGVSITTVSDALNGKGRLPDATRRHVREVAERLGYRPSAAARTLRTGKSGLIGLTVTTYGDEPFTFTEFAYFAEMARAATSAALARGYALVILPATSRRSPVDVWSNVALDGTVVVDPSDHDPVVSELVRQGLPVVSDGRPAGSLPVTAWVDNDHEAAVLEILDHLAAAGARRIGLLTGTTTDTYTHLSTTAYLRWCERVGQDPVYESYPAHDPCAGAVAADRLLARPDRPDAVYGLFDPNGTDLLAAARRYGLRVPDDLLLVCCSESTVYATTEPPITTLSLKPRRIGTAVVQLLIDAIEGLDSGRPVEQVIPTELIVRTSSERRPPRTTVSPPRSPGTG